In Mesorhizobium sp. 113-3-3, a genomic segment contains:
- a CDS encoding DUF1194 domain-containing protein: protein MLDALRLLACLACAQPTPVAAPPDALVVDVELVLAVDISLSMDEKEFALQRAGYVQALRHPDFIQAVRSGNAGRIAITYFEWAGTVRDDAVIGWQIIDSAQSAYSFADKVAARPFRSFRGTSISTALAFGTELFDRTNFAGERSVIDISGDGPNNIGPPVTAMRDAATAKGIVINGLPILINPSPTFKHLDQYYAQCVTGGPGSFVLPIYSASEFSTAIRRKLILEVSGIQGKASIIPVDADAPIDCLQGERDRRFLSDPYFPELDR from the coding sequence ATGCTTGATGCCCTGCGCCTGCTTGCCTGTCTTGCCTGCGCCCAGCCAACACCCGTTGCGGCGCCACCGGATGCGCTGGTCGTCGACGTAGAGCTGGTGCTGGCCGTCGATATATCCCTGTCGATGGACGAGAAGGAATTCGCCCTGCAGCGCGCCGGCTATGTCCAGGCGCTGCGTCATCCGGATTTCATCCAGGCGGTCCGGTCCGGCAATGCCGGGCGCATCGCGATCACCTATTTCGAATGGGCCGGCACGGTGCGCGACGACGCGGTCATCGGCTGGCAGATCATCGACAGCGCGCAGAGCGCCTACAGCTTTGCCGATAAGGTGGCGGCGCGCCCGTTCCGGAGTTTTCGCGGCACCTCGATTTCCACGGCTCTTGCCTTCGGCACGGAGCTGTTCGACAGGACGAATTTCGCCGGGGAACGCAGCGTCATCGACATATCGGGCGACGGCCCCAACAATATCGGGCCGCCGGTCACCGCGATGCGTGATGCGGCAACCGCAAAAGGCATCGTCATCAACGGCTTGCCGATCCTGATCAACCCATCGCCGACCTTCAAACATCTCGACCAGTATTACGCGCAGTGCGTGACCGGCGGACCCGGGTCCTTCGTGCTGCCTATCTACTCGGCCTCGGAATTTTCCACCGCCATCCGGCGCAAGCTGATCCTCGAAGTGAGCGGCATTCAGGGCAAGGCCAGCATCATTCCCGTCGACGCGGACGCGCCGATCGACTGCCTGCAAGGCGAACGCGACAGACGGTTCCTGTCGGATCCGTATTTTCCGGAACTCGACCGGTGA
- a CDS encoding DUF1330 domain-containing protein — translation MTAYAVAHMRQVTMGPQIVEYLHKIDATLEPFCGRFVVHGGNVEVVENDWPGNLIVIEFPDRRHVRAWYASPAYQAILALRTENSQSDVVFADGVEHPHKATDVLG, via the coding sequence ATGACCGCTTACGCCGTTGCCCATATGCGCCAAGTCACGATGGGCCCGCAGATCGTCGAGTACCTGCACAAGATCGATGCCACGCTGGAGCCATTCTGCGGCCGTTTCGTCGTCCATGGCGGCAACGTCGAGGTGGTCGAGAACGACTGGCCGGGCAACCTCATCGTCATCGAATTTCCCGACCGGCGGCATGTGCGCGCGTGGTATGCTTCGCCCGCCTACCAGGCGATATTGGCGTTGCGCACGGAGAATTCCCAATCCGACGTGGTGTTCGCCGACGGTGTCGAGCATCCGCACAAGGCCACGGATGTCCTGGGCTAG
- the metW gene encoding methionine biosynthesis protein MetW, whose product MSVNGSQRVDLEVVANLIPPQSRVLDVGSGDGSLLELLQDTKQVDGRGLELSQRGVNECVARGLSVIQGDADKDLQFYPDKGFDFVVLSQTLQATRNPKLVLDELLRIGNRAIVSFPNFGHWRVRLSLFVKGRMPVTQDLPYSWYDTPNIHFCTIRDFVNLCEELGATVEKATALDAAGQKIGLSMPWWFWNFFGQQAVFLLKR is encoded by the coding sequence ATGAGCGTCAACGGCAGCCAGCGCGTCGACCTCGAGGTCGTCGCCAACCTCATCCCGCCGCAGTCCCGCGTGCTCGACGTCGGTTCGGGCGACGGCTCACTGCTTGAATTGCTGCAGGACACCAAGCAGGTCGACGGCCGTGGGCTTGAACTGTCGCAGCGCGGCGTCAACGAATGCGTGGCGCGCGGCCTCTCCGTCATCCAGGGCGATGCCGACAAGGATCTCCAATTCTATCCCGACAAGGGCTTTGACTTCGTCGTCCTGTCACAGACCTTGCAGGCCACCCGCAACCCGAAGCTGGTGCTCGACGAGTTGCTGCGCATCGGCAACCGGGCGATCGTCTCCTTCCCCAATTTCGGCCATTGGCGGGTGCGTCTGTCGCTGTTCGTCAAAGGCCGCATGCCGGTGACCCAGGACCTGCCCTATTCCTGGTACGACACGCCCAACATCCATTTCTGCACCATCCGCGACTTCGTCAATTTGTGCGAGGAGCTTGGCGCGACCGTGGAAAAGGCGACCGCGCTCGACGCCGCCGGCCAGAAGATCGGCCTGTCGATGCCCTGGTGGTTCTGGAATTTTTTCGGCCAGCAGGCGGTGTTCCTGCTGAAGCGCTAA
- the metX gene encoding homoserine O-acetyltransferase MetX — protein sequence MATLRAGKTNNEADQPSSPVLRFGADKPLKLDAGTLLSPFQIAYQTYGTLNDARSNAILVCHALTGDQHVANTNPVTGKPGWWEVLIGPGRIIDTNRFFVICSNVIGGCLGSTGPASTNPSTGKPYGLDLPVITIRDMVRAQQMLIDHFGIEKLFCVLGGSMGGMQVLEWASSYPERVFSALPIATGARHSSQNIAFHEVGRQAVMADPDWHGGKYFEHGKRPEKGLAVARMAAHITYLSEAALHRKFGRNLQDRDHLTFGFDADFQIESYLRHQGMTFVDRFDANSYLYMTRSMDYFDIAADHGGRLADAFAGTKTRFCLVSFTSDWLFPTEESRSIVHALNAAGASVSFVEIETDRGHDAFLLDEPELFAAINGFIGSAARARGLSA from the coding sequence ATGGCCACTCTGCGCGCAGGAAAGACCAACAACGAGGCCGACCAGCCGTCGAGCCCGGTGTTGCGCTTCGGGGCGGACAAGCCGCTCAAGCTCGACGCCGGCACGCTGTTGTCGCCGTTCCAGATCGCCTACCAGACCTATGGCACGCTGAACGATGCCCGCTCCAATGCCATCCTGGTCTGCCACGCGCTGACCGGCGACCAGCATGTCGCCAACACCAATCCGGTGACCGGCAAGCCGGGCTGGTGGGAAGTGCTGATCGGCCCCGGCAGGATCATCGACACCAACCGTTTCTTCGTCATCTGCTCCAACGTCATCGGCGGCTGCCTGGGCTCCACCGGCCCGGCCTCGACCAACCCCTCCACCGGCAAGCCCTATGGGCTCGACCTGCCGGTCATCACCATCCGTGACATGGTTCGCGCGCAGCAGATGCTGATCGACCATTTCGGCATCGAGAAACTGTTCTGCGTGCTCGGCGGCTCGATGGGCGGCATGCAGGTGCTGGAATGGGCGTCGAGCTATCCCGAGCGTGTCTTTTCGGCGCTGCCGATCGCCACCGGCGCGCGCCATTCCTCGCAGAACATTGCGTTCCACGAAGTCGGCAGGCAGGCGGTCATGGCCGATCCGGACTGGCATGGCGGCAAATATTTCGAGCATGGCAAGCGCCCGGAAAAGGGCCTGGCGGTGGCGCGCATGGCTGCCCACATCACCTATCTCTCGGAAGCCGCCCTGCACCGCAAATTCGGTCGCAATCTGCAGGATCGCGACCACCTGACGTTCGGCTTCGACGCCGACTTCCAGATCGAAAGCTATCTGCGCCACCAGGGCATGACCTTCGTCGACCGCTTCGACGCCAATTCCTATCTCTATATGACGCGGTCCATGGACTATTTCGACATTGCCGCCGACCATGGCGGCAGGCTGGCGGACGCCTTTGCCGGAACCAAGACCCGCTTCTGCCTGGTGTCGTTCACATCGGACTGGCTGTTTCCGACGGAAGAAAGCCGCTCCATCGTGCATGCGCTCAATGCCGCCGGCGCCTCGGTGTCCTTCGTCGAGATCGAGACCGATCGCGGCCACGATGCCTTCCTGCTCGACGAGCCGGAACTGTTCGCCGCCATCAACGGCTTCATCGGGTCGGCGGCGCGGGCGAGAGGGCTGAGCGCATGA
- the hisC gene encoding histidinol-phosphate transaminase, translating to MNQTPDQARPTPRAGIMDIDAYVPGKSAAPAGVDKVYKLSSNENPLGPSPKAIEAAREVAARLDIYPDGTARRLREAIADVHGLNAQNIICSNGSDEILGLLAQTYLAPGDEAIFTEHAFMVYKIYIQSAGATPVVVKETDERADIDAILAAVTPRTKIVFLANPNNPTGTYLPFQEVRRLHAGLPRHVLLVLDAAYAEYVRRNDYEAGIELVGSAENVVMTRTFSKIGLGGARIGWMYAPLHIVDAINRVRGPFNVNATAIEAGIAAIRDRAHVERSVAHNETWLAWLSAEMTGLGLRVTPSVGNFLLIHFPHDQKHSAAAADDYLSARGYILRRVSGYGFPNALRMTVGTEEANRGVVAALTTFLKS from the coding sequence ATGAACCAGACACCGGATCAGGCTCGTCCAACCCCGCGCGCGGGCATCATGGACATCGACGCCTATGTGCCTGGCAAGAGCGCCGCACCCGCTGGTGTCGACAAGGTCTACAAGCTGTCGTCGAACGAGAACCCGCTTGGCCCTTCACCGAAGGCGATCGAGGCCGCGCGTGAGGTCGCCGCCAGGCTGGACATCTATCCCGACGGCACCGCCCGGCGGCTGCGCGAGGCGATCGCGGACGTGCATGGCCTCAATGCGCAGAACATCATCTGCTCCAACGGCTCCGACGAGATCCTCGGCCTCTTGGCGCAGACCTATCTCGCACCCGGCGACGAGGCCATATTCACCGAACACGCCTTCATGGTCTACAAGATCTACATCCAGTCTGCCGGCGCCACCCCGGTTGTGGTCAAGGAGACCGATGAGCGCGCCGACATCGATGCGATACTTGCCGCCGTCACGCCGCGCACGAAAATCGTGTTTCTCGCCAACCCCAACAATCCGACCGGCACCTATTTGCCGTTCCAGGAGGTGCGCCGCTTGCATGCCGGCCTGCCCAGACATGTGCTGCTGGTGCTCGACGCGGCCTATGCCGAATATGTCCGCCGCAACGACTATGAAGCCGGCATCGAACTGGTCGGCAGCGCCGAGAATGTGGTCATGACCCGCACCTTCTCCAAGATCGGCCTCGGTGGCGCGCGGATCGGCTGGATGTACGCGCCCCTGCACATCGTCGACGCCATCAACCGGGTACGCGGGCCTTTCAACGTCAATGCGACGGCGATCGAGGCCGGCATCGCGGCGATCCGCGACCGCGCCCATGTCGAGCGCAGCGTGGCGCACAACGAGACCTGGCTCGCCTGGCTGAGCGCGGAGATGACCGGGCTCGGGCTGCGGGTGACGCCCAGCGTCGGCAATTTCCTGCTGATCCATTTTCCCCACGACCAGAAGCATTCGGCTGCCGCGGCGGACGACTACCTGAGCGCGCGCGGCTATATATTGCGGCGTGTTTCCGGCTACGGTTTTCCCAATGCGCTGCGCATGACCGTCGGCACGGAAGAGGCCAATCGCGGCGTTGTCGCCGCACTCACGACATTCCTGAAAAGCTAG
- a CDS encoding prephenate/arogenate dehydrogenase family protein: MTSPMFEKIALVGIGLIGSSLARVIRREGLAGHVAISTRSAATLKRAEELGLGDSYTTDAKEAVRDADLVIVSVPVGSSGAVAEEIAPALKKGAILTDVGSTKASVIAQMQPHVPDGVHFIPGHPLAGTEKSGPDAGFADLFDNRWCIFTPLPDTDPDALERLSEFWRRCGANIDTMDPQHHDMTLAIVSHLPHIIAYNIVGTADDLESVTKTEVIKYSASGFRDFTRLAASDPTMWRDVCLHNKDAILEMLARFSEDLAFLQRAIRWGDGDKLFDLFTRTRAVRRSIIEAGQDIDVPDFGRQAVEHPVKS; the protein is encoded by the coding sequence ATGACCTCACCGATGTTTGAAAAGATCGCTCTGGTCGGCATCGGCCTGATCGGCTCGTCGCTGGCCCGCGTCATCCGCCGCGAAGGCCTTGCCGGCCACGTTGCCATTTCCACCCGAAGTGCTGCAACGCTGAAGCGGGCGGAGGAGCTTGGACTGGGCGATTCCTACACGACCGACGCGAAAGAAGCGGTCCGCGATGCGGACCTGGTCATCGTCTCGGTGCCCGTCGGCTCGTCCGGCGCGGTGGCCGAGGAGATCGCGCCGGCGCTGAAGAAGGGTGCGATCCTCACCGATGTCGGCTCGACCAAGGCGTCGGTTATCGCGCAGATGCAGCCGCACGTGCCCGACGGCGTCCATTTCATTCCCGGCCATCCGCTAGCGGGCACGGAAAAATCCGGCCCGGATGCCGGTTTTGCCGATCTGTTCGACAATCGCTGGTGCATTTTCACGCCGCTGCCGGACACCGATCCGGATGCGCTGGAAAGGCTGTCGGAGTTCTGGCGCCGCTGTGGCGCCAACATCGACACGATGGACCCACAGCATCACGACATGACGCTCGCCATCGTCTCGCATCTGCCGCACATCATCGCCTACAACATCGTCGGCACCGCCGACGATCTGGAATCGGTGACCAAGACGGAAGTCATCAAATATTCCGCCTCCGGCTTCCGCGACTTCACCCGTCTGGCCGCCTCCGACCCGACCATGTGGCGGGATGTCTGCCTGCACAACAAGGACGCCATCCTCGAAATGCTGGCGCGGTTCTCGGAGGATCTGGCCTTCCTGCAGCGGGCGATCCGCTGGGGCGATGGCGACAAGCTGTTCGACCTGTTCACCCGCACCCGCGCCGTGCGCCGCTCGATCATCGAGGCCGGCCAGGACATCGATGTGCCCGATTTCGGCCGCCAGGCGGTCGAGCATCCCGTCAAGAGCTAA
- a CDS encoding sugar kinase, whose product MARPARLLSVGALTLDTILRVETLPTHQGKFIAADGVQIASGMATSAACAAHRLGADVSLWASAGDDLIGDQLVAGIEAEGVDCSYVRRVSGARSALASILVDAHGERIIVPFYDSLAQADPEALPFADITPFDAVLVDVRWPGAAALALKAARGAGRPAILDADTAPLAVLEQLLPLASHIVASEPAVRIICGHAMDLETACTDMASRTDAFVAITGGAAGTWWFDRASGSSRHVAAPRIKAVDTLAAGDVFHGAFAVGLAEAMPVEQALRFASAAAALKCLRFGGRLGAPDRAETLAMVAATWPETA is encoded by the coding sequence ATGGCAAGACCCGCGAGGCTCCTCAGTGTCGGCGCGCTGACGCTGGACACCATCCTGCGTGTCGAAACACTGCCCACGCATCAGGGCAAGTTCATCGCCGCCGACGGCGTCCAGATCGCCTCGGGCATGGCGACAAGCGCCGCCTGCGCCGCGCATCGCCTGGGCGCCGACGTATCGCTATGGGCGAGTGCCGGCGACGACCTCATCGGCGATCAGCTGGTCGCCGGGATCGAGGCCGAGGGTGTCGACTGCAGCTACGTCCGCCGCGTCAGCGGCGCCCGCTCGGCACTGGCCTCGATCCTGGTCGACGCCCATGGCGAGCGCATCATCGTGCCTTTCTACGACAGCCTGGCCCAGGCCGATCCCGAAGCCTTGCCTTTCGCCGACATCACGCCATTCGATGCCGTGCTGGTGGACGTGCGGTGGCCGGGAGCCGCGGCGCTTGCCCTGAAAGCCGCGCGGGGAGCCGGCCGGCCGGCAATCCTCGATGCCGATACGGCGCCGTTGGCCGTGCTGGAGCAGCTGTTGCCGCTGGCCTCGCATATCGTCGCCTCCGAGCCGGCGGTACGCATCATATGCGGCCATGCAATGGATCTAGAGACCGCCTGCACCGACATGGCCTCCCGCACCGATGCGTTCGTCGCGATCACCGGCGGCGCTGCAGGCACCTGGTGGTTCGATCGCGCGTCGGGATCATCCCGCCATGTCGCCGCGCCAAGAATCAAGGCGGTCGACACGCTCGCCGCCGGCGACGTCTTTCACGGCGCCTTTGCCGTCGGGCTGGCGGAGGCCATGCCTGTCGAGCAGGCCTTACGCTTTGCCAGTGCCGCCGCCGCGCTCAAATGCCTGCGCTTCGGCGGCAGGCTCGGCGCGCCGGACCGGGCCGAGACGCTGGCCATGGTCGCGGCGACCTGGCCGGAGACGGCTTAG
- a CDS encoding DUF2125 domain-containing protein, producing the protein MTSSDERRPKSRRGLFWLMAFIVVLFALYSGGWFYLADKVRTETDKAVATLNKSGIEAGCANLQVSGYPLSFTVSCDNLAYEDDAKNIAASAGSFNAVAQITQPLSPVADLRGPLRTSVPGMVPLWIDWDNLQAKVNLSWPLPQRIALQAEGLSGQTDPADDTDPVELFSAGRAAGQLQPNGQDVDYAGSFTDLEIDADAIGGRVLPALDASGDATLKNGVALIGTQVKSLRGQSLEIRNLDLSSGTARVTVSGPLSVDAEGLVDADLMIRIKDPKAVASILAGAIPEQKDAIEQGFAALAMLGKEPSMPLKVIKGKASLGFIPLGKIKPVQ; encoded by the coding sequence ATGACGTCAAGTGACGAACGCCGACCTAAGTCCCGCCGCGGCCTGTTCTGGCTCATGGCGTTCATCGTTGTGCTGTTCGCCCTTTATAGCGGCGGCTGGTTCTACCTGGCCGACAAGGTCAGGACTGAAACCGACAAGGCGGTCGCCACGCTCAACAAGAGCGGCATCGAGGCCGGCTGCGCCAATCTCCAGGTCAGCGGCTATCCGCTGAGCTTCACCGTCTCCTGCGACAACCTCGCCTACGAGGACGACGCCAAGAACATCGCGGCCTCGGCCGGCTCCTTCAACGCCGTCGCCCAGATCACCCAGCCTCTGTCGCCGGTCGCCGATCTGCGTGGTCCACTCAGGACCTCCGTTCCCGGCATGGTGCCGCTGTGGATCGACTGGGACAATCTGCAGGCCAAGGTCAATCTGTCATGGCCGCTGCCGCAGCGCATTGCGCTGCAGGCAGAGGGCCTGTCGGGCCAGACCGACCCGGCCGACGACACCGATCCGGTGGAACTGTTCAGCGCCGGCAGGGCGGCCGGCCAGCTGCAGCCGAACGGTCAGGACGTCGACTATGCCGGCAGTTTCACCGATCTGGAGATCGATGCGGATGCGATCGGCGGGCGCGTGCTGCCGGCACTCGATGCCAGCGGCGACGCCACGCTTAAGAATGGTGTCGCGCTGATCGGAACGCAGGTGAAGAGCCTACGTGGCCAGAGCCTCGAAATCCGCAACCTCGATTTGTCATCAGGCACGGCGCGCGTTACCGTTTCCGGGCCGCTGTCGGTCGACGCCGAAGGCCTGGTCGATGCCGACCTGATGATCCGGATCAAGGACCCCAAGGCCGTGGCATCCATCCTGGCCGGCGCCATACCCGAGCAGAAGGATGCGATCGAACAGGGCTTTGCCGCGCTCGCCATGCTCGGCAAAGAACCGTCGATGCCGCTGAAGGTGATCAAGGGCAAGGCCTCGCTCGGCTTCATCCCGCTCGGCAAGATCAAGCCGGTGCAATAG
- a CDS encoding gamma-glutamylcyclotransferase, with product MGDFWVFGYGSLIWRPGFAHVETRRAHLHGYRRSLCVYSFVHRGTRQRPGLVLGLDHGGSCVGLAFRVPGELRDEVIAYLRERELVTSVYLERTLKVRLEDGGAVEAVAYIVDRKHEQYAGALDAAHAAAVVRGAVGQSGNNEDYVLSTLKHLEALGIRDHWLEDVARGIAPL from the coding sequence ATGGGCGATTTTTGGGTGTTTGGCTACGGGTCACTGATCTGGCGGCCGGGTTTCGCGCATGTCGAGACGCGGCGCGCCCATCTGCACGGCTATCGCCGCTCGCTCTGCGTCTATTCCTTCGTGCACCGCGGCACGCGCCAGCGGCCCGGGCTGGTGCTCGGTCTCGACCATGGCGGCTCCTGCGTCGGCCTGGCTTTCCGTGTGCCTGGCGAATTGCGTGACGAGGTCATCGCCTATCTGCGCGAGCGCGAGCTTGTCACATCAGTCTATCTCGAACGCACGCTCAAGGTCCGCCTCGAGGACGGCGGCGCGGTCGAAGCCGTGGCCTACATCGTCGACCGCAAGCATGAGCAATATGCCGGCGCGCTGGATGCCGCGCATGCGGCGGCGGTGGTGCGCGGCGCCGTCGGCCAATCCGGCAACAACGAGGACTATGTGCTCAGCACGCTGAAGCATCTGGAGGCACTGGGCATCCGCGACCACTGGCTGGAGGACGTGGCGCGGGGAATAGCGCCTTTGTGA
- a CDS encoding aldo/keto reductase, which yields MQKRRLGRTDLSIAPLVLGGNVFGWTADEKTSFDLLDRFVGGGLNAIDTADAYSRWVPGNKGGESETIIGNWMKDRGNRDKVVVITKVGSDMGQGHKDLSAAYIEKAVEASLKRLRTDVIDLYLSHWPDPATPYEETLGAYEKLLAKGKVRHIGCSNLDAGQLRAALDVASLRSLPRYEVLQPEYNLYDRSSFDGPLRDLCVAEDIGVITYFSLAKGFLSGKYRSEADLGQSERGEDVGSYLNARGMRILAALDAISARHSAKQAEVALAWAIARPGVTAPIASATKPSQMDSLIKAASLKLTADDMAELDSASD from the coding sequence TTGCAGAAACGCCGTCTCGGTCGCACCGACCTTTCCATCGCGCCGCTGGTTCTGGGCGGCAACGTCTTCGGCTGGACCGCTGACGAGAAAACCTCTTTCGACCTGCTCGACCGCTTCGTCGGGGGCGGGCTCAACGCCATCGATACGGCCGACGCCTATTCGCGCTGGGTGCCGGGCAACAAGGGCGGCGAGTCGGAAACCATCATCGGCAACTGGATGAAGGACCGCGGCAACCGGGACAAGGTCGTGGTGATCACCAAGGTCGGCTCGGATATGGGGCAGGGGCACAAGGACCTCTCCGCCGCCTATATCGAAAAGGCTGTCGAGGCCTCGCTGAAGCGGCTGCGGACCGATGTCATCGACCTCTATCTGTCGCACTGGCCGGACCCGGCGACGCCCTATGAGGAAACGCTTGGCGCCTACGAGAAGCTGCTCGCCAAGGGCAAGGTCCGTCACATCGGCTGCTCGAACCTCGACGCCGGCCAGTTGCGCGCGGCGCTCGATGTGGCGAGCCTGCGCAGCCTGCCGCGCTACGAGGTGCTGCAGCCGGAATACAATCTCTACGACCGCTCCTCCTTCGATGGGCCGTTGCGCGATCTGTGCGTGGCCGAGGATATCGGCGTCATCACCTATTTCAGCCTGGCCAAGGGTTTTCTGAGCGGCAAATACCGCAGCGAGGCCGATCTCGGCCAAAGCGAGCGCGGCGAGGACGTCGGCAGCTATCTGAACGCGCGCGGCATGCGCATCCTGGCCGCTCTCGATGCCATATCCGCCAGGCATTCGGCGAAACAGGCTGAAGTCGCTCTCGCCTGGGCGATCGCGCGGCCAGGTGTCACCGCACCGATCGCCAGTGCCACCAAGCCCAGCCAGATGGACAGCCTGATCAAGGCAGCGTCGTTGAAATTGACCGCCGACGACATGGCCGAACTCGACAGCGCGAGCGACTGA
- a CDS encoding LysE family translocator: MTEPLLSQPQLWRPLLALVLAATVVMGSPGPATISVTAVGAAFGLRDSVRYTLGIVLGTIAVLLVVATGIMAALSSMPKLAPVLVVASAAYILYLTFRIATAPPLAARTAEAARPTWLAGFLLAVANPKAYVAIAAVFAGASSSQGDAVLGLWLKLTVLAAMIVVIHAVWLLAGAAFARFLRRPVASRIINLVFAATLVLTTVLAVYG; this comes from the coding sequence ATGACGGAGCCGCTTCTTTCGCAGCCGCAGCTTTGGCGGCCGCTGCTCGCTCTGGTGCTGGCCGCTACGGTGGTCATGGGCAGTCCAGGGCCGGCAACGATAAGCGTCACCGCTGTCGGCGCCGCCTTCGGCCTGCGCGATTCTGTGCGCTACACTTTGGGGATCGTTCTCGGCACGATCGCCGTGCTTCTGGTGGTGGCGACCGGGATCATGGCGGCGCTTTCCTCGATGCCGAAGCTGGCGCCGGTCCTGGTTGTCGCGTCGGCCGCCTACATCCTTTATCTCACCTTCAGGATCGCCACGGCGCCGCCGCTGGCGGCGCGCACGGCCGAGGCTGCGCGTCCGACCTGGCTTGCCGGTTTTCTGCTGGCGGTCGCCAACCCCAAAGCCTATGTGGCGATCGCCGCCGTATTCGCAGGCGCCTCTTCAAGCCAGGGCGATGCGGTACTCGGCCTGTGGTTGAAGCTGACGGTGCTCGCGGCGATGATCGTTGTTATCCATGCCGTGTGGCTGCTTGCCGGCGCGGCGTTCGCGCGCTTCCTGCGCAGGCCTGTCGCATCGCGGATCATCAACCTGGTCTTTGCCGCCACGCTGGTGCTGACCACGGTGCTGGCCGTCTACGGCTGA